A genomic segment from Triticum dicoccoides isolate Atlit2015 ecotype Zavitan chromosome 1A, WEW_v2.0, whole genome shotgun sequence encodes:
- the LOC119353101 gene encoding uncharacterized protein LOC119353101, producing the protein MEVFGCRGGGPGFGGGNFSQGAVRAWTWQIEGFHIQLESDGGLGALEATRRSSLAIAIDHDEGVGMRGGGGAGDKQPANGMHGGAGGASAGKPRSYFLYGILLYAVLPVLFLYMVVAAISPIYNPRCSPEGAGAMVHFVVANPNASSSNTSMRPPMVSADDAPTGLRHIVFGIGASSALWESRKEYIKLWWRPGRMRGFVWMDKPVEEFYSKSSRTGLPAIMVSSDTSKFPYTHGAGSRSALRISRIVSESYRLGLPGVRWFVMGDDDTVFLPENLVHVLSRYDHTQPYYIGSPSESHIQNLIFSYGMAFGGGGFAISRALAEELAKMQDGCLHRYPALYGSDDRIHACMSELGVPLTRHPGFHQCDLWGDVLGLLGAHPVAPLVTLHHLDFLEPVFPTTPSRAGALRKLYDGPVRLDSAAVAQQSVCYDGEHQWTVSVSWGFAVMVVRGVLSPREMEIPVRSFLNWYRRADYTAYSFNTRPVARQPCQKPNVYYMRDSRMDRRRNVTVTEYERHRVKPPPCRWRIADPAALLDHIVVLKKPDPDLWKRSPRRNCCKVLSSPKKGENRSMTINVGVCREGEFAKI; encoded by the exons ATGGAGGTCTTTggttgccggggcggcggccccggatttGGTGGTGGCAACTTCAGCCAAGGGGCGGTGCGTGCGTGGACGTGGCAGATCGAGGGATTTCACATTCAGTTGGAGTCAGACGGCGGGCTCGGTGCTCTAGAAG CAACTCGTCGATCAAGCCTGGCCATTGCGATCGATCACGACGAGGGCGTTGGAATGAGGGGCGGAGGAGGGGCCGGCGATAAGCAGCCGGCCAACGGCATGCATGGCGGCGCCGGCGGTGCCTCAGCCGGCAAGCCCAGGTCTTATTTCCTCTACGGCATCCTCCTCTACGCCGTCCTACCCGTGTTGTTCCTGTACATGGTCGTCGCCGCGATCTCGCCTATCTACAACCCGCGGTGCTCGCCGGAGGGCGCCGGCGCCATGGTGCATTTCGTGGTGGCCAACCCGAATGCGTCCTCGTCAAACACTTCGATGAGACCGCCGATGGTGTCGGCGGACGATGCGCCCACCGGGCTGCGGCACATCGTGTTCGGCATCGGCGCCTCGTCGGCGCTGTGGGAGAGCCGTAAGGAGTACATCAAGCTGTGGTGGCGGCCGGGGAGGATGCGAGGTTTCGTGTGGATGGACAAGCCCGTGGAGGAGTTCTACTCCAAGAGCTCGCGCACGGGGCTCCCGGCGATCATGGTGAGCTCGGACACGTCCAAGTTCCCGTACACGCACGGGGCCGGCAGCCGGTCGGCGCTGCGGATCTCCCGCATCGTCTCCGAGAGCTACCGCCTGGGCCTCCCGGGGGTCCGGTGGTTCGTGATGGGCGACGACGACACGGTGTTCCTCCCGGAGAACCTGGTGCACGTGCTGTCCCGGTACGACCACACGCAGCCGTACTACATCGGGTCGCCGTCGGAGAGCCACATCCAGAACCTCATCTTCTCCTACGGCATGGCGTTCGGCGGCGGCGGGTTCGCCATCAGCCGCGCGCTGGCGGAGGAGCTGGCCAAGATGCAGGACGGGTGCCTGCACCGGTACCCGGCGCTGTACGGCAGCGACGACCGCATCCACGCGTGCATGTCGGAGCTGGGCGTGCCCCTGACGCGCCACCCGGGGTTCCACCAGTGCGACCTGTGGGGCGACGTGCTGGGCCTCCTGGGCGCGCACCCCGTGGCGCCGCTGGTGACGCTGCACCACCTCGACTTCCTGGAGCCGGTGTTCCCGACGACGCCGTCGCGGGCCGGGGCGCTGCGGAAGCTGTACGACGGGCCCGTGCGGCTCGACTCGGCGGCGGTGGCCCAGCAGTCGGTGTGCTACGACGGGGAGCACCAGTGGACGGTGTCGGTGTCGTGGGGGTTCGCGGTGATGGTGGTGCGCGGGGTGCTGTCGCCGCGGGAGATGGAGATACCGGTGCGGTCGTTCCTCAACTGGTACCGGCGCGCCGACTACACGGCCTACTCCTTCAACACGCGGCCCGTGGCGCGGCAGCCGTGCCAGAAGCCCAACGTGTACTACATGCGCGACTCGCGGATGGACCGCCGCCGGAACGTGACGGTGACGGAGTACGAGCGGCACCGCGTGAAGCCGCCGCCCTGCCGGTGGCGCATCGCCGACCCGGCCGCGCTCCTCGACCACATCGTCGTCCTCAAGAAGCCCGACCCCGATCTCTGGAAAAGg TCGCCGAGGAGAAATTGCTGCAAGGTGCTGTCGTCGCCGAAGAAGGGGGAAAACCGGTCGATGACGATCAACGTCGGGGTGTGCAGAGAAGGCGAGTTCGCCAAGATTTAA